In the Streptomyces sp. NBC_00193 genome, CCCGCTGAGCTTTCGTGCTCCGCCGGTCGGTGGGGCTGGCGGTCGCGGATTACCAGTCGGTAGCGTGGCGGCCATGGGTGCCGAGAGCGGTGTGAGTGGCGTCAGTGATGTGGACGGGTTCTACGAGCGGGTCGACGCGGGGCGGTTCCTGTCGAGCGGTTACACGCGCGGCCCGTGGGATCCCGGCTCGCAGCACGCCGGCCCGCCGGCCGCGCTGCTCGGGCGGGCGATCGAGGAACGGCCGGGCGGGCGGGACGACATGCGGATCGCCCGGATCACCTACGAGATCCTGCGCCCGGTGCCGATCGGCCCGCTGGAGCTGACGACCAGTGTGCTGCGGGCCGGCCGCGGGACCGAGGTGGTCGAGGCCGCGCTCGCTCCCGCCGGGGCCGCGCCCGTGATGCTGGCGCGGGCGCTGCGGATCCGGGTGGCGGAGGAGTCCGTGCCGTCCGTCGTGCCCGGGCCGGAGCTGCCGCCGCCGGGGGAGGTGGGGCCGACGCCGTTCTTCCCGGTGCCGTGGGAGCAGGGGTACCACTCGGCGATGGAGACCCGCTTCACGCGGGGCGCGTTCGTGGAGCTGGGTCCCGGGACCTGCTGGATGCGGATGAGGGTGCCGCTCGTCGCCGGTGAGGAGCCCCGGCCCCTGGACCGGGTGCTGGTCGCGGCGGACTCGGGCAACGGGATCAGCTCGGTGGTGGACTTCGGCCGGTACCTCTTCGTCAACGGGGACCTCACCGTGCACCTGCACCGCCATCCGGCCGGTGAATGGGTGTGCGTGGAGGCGCGTACGAGCGTGGACGCGGCGGGCATCGGGCTGGCGGACGCGCGGCTGCACGACGAGAAGGGGCCGATCGGGCGGAGCGCACAGAGTCTGTTCATCGCCCCGAGGGGGTAGGGGACAGGGGTTCAAGTACTTCGTATCGTCCTATGAGTTCACCCGTCCGCCGGGGTCTGTGCTCCAAGTGCCGGGGATGCGACGGTTCCTGTGCCGCTTCCCCGGCGGGATGATTCGACACGGGGTGGCGGGAGCCCCGGGAAAAGCCGTTCGATGGGGGAAGGTTGGCGGGTGCGCAGACTCTGGGTGGTCGGTGGAATCAGCTTCGGGGCGTGCCTGTGCTTTCTCGCCCTGCTCGTGGTCGGTACGTACTCGGCCGCCGCGGGCATCGCAGGCGCCGGCGGGCGGGCCGGTGGGCTCGCGAAGGGGGCCGTGCCGGGGAAGTACCAGTCCCTCGTGCAGAAGTGGGGCAACCTCTGCCCGACGCTCTCCCCGGCGGTGCTGGCGGCCCAGCTCTACTCGGAGAGCGGCTGGAACCCGGGCGCGGTGAGCCCGGCGGACGCGAAGGGCATCGCGCAGTTCATCCCGGGGACGTGGGCGACGCAGGGCATCGACGGGGACGGCGACGGGGACCGTGACATCTGGGATCCGAACGACGCGATCCCGTCGGCGGCTTCGTACGACTGCGTGCTGGCGCGTCAGGTGGGCAAGGTGCCCGGGGACGCCGTCTCGAACATGCTGGCCGCCTACAACGCGGGTCCGGGCGCGGTGCAGAAGTACGGGGGCGTCCCGCCGTACCGGGAGACCCAGGGGTACGTGAAGACCATCACGACCCTCGCCAAGAGCTTCGAGGCCCCCATCGGGCGGGTCGCGCCCTCGCAGCAGGCCGCCGGGGCGATCTACTTCGCGCAGAAGCAACTGGGCACCCCCTACCTGTGGGGCGGGAACGGGACGCCCGAGCAGGGCGGGCGGTTCGACTGCTCGGGGCTGACCAAGGCCGCGTACGAGTCGGTGGGGGTGGATCTGCCGCGCGTGGCGAACGACCAGTACAACGCGGGTCCGCATCCCTCGCGCGCCGAACTGCTGCCGGGGGACCTGGTGTTCTTCTCCGACGATCTGACGAACTCCCGGGAGATCCGGCACGTCGGGCTCTACGTGGGCGGCGGGTACATGATCAACGCCCCGTTCACCGGAGCCGTGATCCGCTTCGACAAGATCGACACCCCCGACTACTTCGGTGCGACGCGCGTGACGAAGGACGGCGCGGAGGCCCTGCCCCGCCGCGAGGGCGTCGGCAACACAGCGTGAACCGAAGGCCCTGAGCTGCAACGATGAGTCACTCTTCGATAACGTTGGGGTGATCATTCGGTGGAGAGTGGAACGTAGCCGCCAGAACGGGCGTTCCATGGTCACTGGGGGCAGGACGAGCGGAAGCGCCGGATTGATCACCGGGGGCGAAGGGCCGCACATCGGCGTGCGGCCGTACGGGTACCAAGGCAAGGGCAAGGGGCCGCATCACCATGGCTGGACTCACAACAGGTGGGCCGAACGTGGATGTAAGCCTGCTGTACGAGATCAACGGACTGGCGCGGCAGGCCCCGGGCTGGCTGGACCGGACGGTCGCGCTCCTCGGCGAGTACGGGATCCTGCTGGCCCTCGTCCTCCTGGTGCTGTGGTGCTGGCGCGGAGCGCGCCGGCAGGAAGAGGCCGCCGCCGTCGAGTCCTTCGCGGCGCTCGTGTGGGCCCCGCTCGCCGCAGGGGCCGCGCTGCTCCTGAAC is a window encoding:
- a CDS encoding thioesterase family protein — protein: MGAESGVSGVSDVDGFYERVDAGRFLSSGYTRGPWDPGSQHAGPPAALLGRAIEERPGGRDDMRIARITYEILRPVPIGPLELTTSVLRAGRGTEVVEAALAPAGAAPVMLARALRIRVAEESVPSVVPGPELPPPGEVGPTPFFPVPWEQGYHSAMETRFTRGAFVELGPGTCWMRMRVPLVAGEEPRPLDRVLVAADSGNGISSVVDFGRYLFVNGDLTVHLHRHPAGEWVCVEARTSVDAAGIGLADARLHDEKGPIGRSAQSLFIAPRG
- a CDS encoding NlpC/P60 family protein gives rise to the protein MRRLWVVGGISFGACLCFLALLVVGTYSAAAGIAGAGGRAGGLAKGAVPGKYQSLVQKWGNLCPTLSPAVLAAQLYSESGWNPGAVSPADAKGIAQFIPGTWATQGIDGDGDGDRDIWDPNDAIPSAASYDCVLARQVGKVPGDAVSNMLAAYNAGPGAVQKYGGVPPYRETQGYVKTITTLAKSFEAPIGRVAPSQQAAGAIYFAQKQLGTPYLWGGNGTPEQGGRFDCSGLTKAAYESVGVDLPRVANDQYNAGPHPSRAELLPGDLVFFSDDLTNSREIRHVGLYVGGGYMINAPFTGAVIRFDKIDTPDYFGATRVTKDGAEALPRREGVGNTA